A single genomic interval of Primulina huaijiensis isolate GDHJ02 chromosome 7, ASM1229523v2, whole genome shotgun sequence harbors:
- the LOC140980335 gene encoding E3 ubiquitin-protein ligase AIP2-like: MQELENPVETKHIMFKESFSAIGSFLQRHSSSASTFLKKSLCSVMCLVATILKTIYTSPRSWNARVRVLQQDGNNVVSNDNLSSSIAPPPLPEVERPPPIIRTGHTFERNLVMNDDVVEPVSLMHPNLRRPRSSRGQANDVRIRQLLTEAHRTMMARFQETIRREAEARRRSPHPSSKKVILMLPITFLTEEILLAKFDEDSQCCICLENFIVNDAVQDLPCNHTFHHHCLESWLDAHNRCPICRHELETDDLMYGNYWENVDTGDVNAANASQSIEEAN, from the exons ATGCAAGAATTGGAGAACCCAGTGGAAACGAAACATATAATGTTTAAAGAGTCATTTTCAGCCATTGGATCTTTCCTTCAACGTCACTCTTCTTCTGCTTCAACTTTTCTCAAGAAATCG TTGTGCTCCGTTATGTGTTTGGTTGCCACAATATTGAAGACAATATACACTTCACCAAGATCTTGGAACGCTAGGGTTAGGGTTTTACAACAGGATGGAAATAACGTCGTCTCTAACGATAACTTGTCAAGCAGCATTGCTCCGCCACCATTGCCGGAAGTAGAAAGACCGCCGCCTATAATTAGGACAG GTCATACGTTTGAAAGGAATCTTGTGATGAACGATGATGTTGTCGAGCCTGTTTCTTTAATGCATCCCAACTTGCGTCGTCCCCGATCTTCAAGGGGCCAAGCAAATGATGTCCGCATACGACAACTACTTACGGAAGCACATCGTACCATGATGGCTCGTTTCCAAGAG ACGATACGACGCGAAGCCGAAGCCAGAAGAAGATCACCACATCCCTCGAGTAAAAAAGTGATTTTAATGCTGCCAATTACTTTCCTCACGGAAGAAATATTGTTGGCAAAGTTTGATGAAGATTCACAATGCTGCATTTGCCTAGAGAATTTCATCGTGAACGATGCAGTGCAAGACTTACCCTGCAACCATACTTTTCATCATCACTGCCTTGAATCATGGCTG GATGCACATAATCGTTGTCCGATATGTCGACATGAACTTGAGACAGATGATCTAATGTACGGAAATTATTGGGAAAACGTGGACACCGGAGATGTAAATGCAGCAAATGCGAGCCAATCGATCGAGGAGGCGAACTAA